In Posidoniimonas polymericola, one genomic interval encodes:
- a CDS encoding GAF domain-containing protein — protein sequence MTLQLTANLVRWVEVWRPTEDGGHLELGGTTHESGGETRCGFRYSPGQGVIGRAWESGVPVFGAATQGDFDGQFLEETPAQLIAIPTVRGGECLGVALLACDDQGQAAAELWRINERNELGLAENWYSNLDRFGRISQLVKFPRRAGLPGKVWADRFPRVMGSLATSQAFVRAAGAKAEGLSTAIGIPFMKSAMDLEAVLVLLSASRTPLAKVVEVWAKEPQEKSLKIVSADYGPYIDLAPESRRRRLKLGDGVAGLVYRDLRPKLTTDLQGVEFPRGEGFQEYGMQWGLGVPVFVGDQLVAAVAMFG from the coding sequence ATGACGCTACAACTGACGGCGAACCTCGTGCGGTGGGTCGAGGTCTGGCGCCCCACCGAAGACGGCGGCCACCTCGAGCTCGGTGGCACGACGCACGAATCAGGCGGCGAGACGCGGTGCGGCTTCCGGTACTCTCCGGGGCAGGGAGTGATCGGCCGCGCCTGGGAGTCGGGCGTCCCCGTGTTTGGCGCGGCGACCCAAGGCGACTTCGACGGGCAGTTCCTCGAGGAAACCCCCGCGCAACTGATTGCGATCCCCACCGTTCGCGGCGGGGAGTGCCTTGGCGTCGCGCTGCTGGCCTGCGACGACCAGGGGCAGGCCGCAGCCGAGCTGTGGCGAATTAACGAACGCAACGAGCTCGGCCTGGCCGAGAACTGGTACTCCAATCTTGATCGGTTCGGCCGCATCAGCCAGTTGGTGAAGTTCCCACGCCGCGCGGGCCTCCCCGGCAAGGTCTGGGCCGACCGCTTCCCGCGTGTGATGGGGTCGCTTGCCACTTCGCAGGCGTTCGTCCGCGCGGCCGGGGCAAAAGCCGAAGGCCTGTCGACGGCGATCGGCATCCCGTTCATGAAGTCCGCGATGGACCTGGAAGCGGTCCTGGTATTGCTGTCGGCGTCGCGGACGCCGCTGGCAAAGGTCGTCGAGGTTTGGGCCAAGGAGCCGCAAGAGAAGTCGCTGAAGATCGTCTCGGCCGACTACGGGCCCTACATCGATTTGGCGCCGGAAAGTCGCCGCCGCCGGCTGAAACTCGGAGACGGTGTCGCGGGGCTCGTCTACCGAGATCTGCGACCCAAACTGACGACCGATCTGCAGGGTGTCGAGTTCCCGCGCGGCGAGGGTTTCCAGGAGTACGGCATGCAATGGGGGCTCGGCGTCCCTGTGTTCGTCGGTGACCAGTTGGTCGCCGCGGTCGCAATGTTCGGATAG
- a CDS encoding NirA family protein, with the protein MSEQNGFTKEQQTFLQGFALGSDVARKVRGLPVISDSGAASNGQTVTVGAGPTRAAGELPTDVMDLHADAQDRQVAAGGKLVAEEKAKRAKPPRDMWDEMQARANAGEFPEGTDVFLTKFHGMFYVAPAQDSYMCRLRFPGGAIKSYQLRGLAELADKHAGGYADCTTRANLQLREIGPADPIHVLTGLRDLGIINYGAGGDNIRNVTASPLSGIDPTELVETLPLARKMHYYLLNHREFNGLPRKFNIAFDGGGAISALEDTNDIGFTAVRAAGTDLPEGVYFQLTLGGITGHKDFARPTGVLLDPDECVEVAAAVVRVFLKNGDRTNRNKARLKYVLDDWGFDRFVKAVEEDLGRKLRKAPLDTCQPRDSDDRQGHVGVYPQLQPGLNYVGVAFPVGRVTSDQMRGLAKISDRYGDGDIRLTVWQNLLLANIPDLDVEAVKSDIEALGLDHIANSIRAGLIACTGAAGCKYAAAPTKANALTIADYVEQRLELDVPVNIHLTGCHHSCAQHYIGDIGLIAANVENPSDPDGDTVEGYHMFVGGGYGVRRAIGRELFPALPFEQTPSRIAALLQAYLDNRISPDESFVEFTHRVDIDALREMCLASPALT; encoded by the coding sequence ATGAGCGAGCAAAACGGCTTCACAAAAGAACAGCAGACTTTCCTCCAGGGCTTCGCGCTCGGGTCCGACGTCGCACGCAAAGTGCGCGGGCTGCCGGTGATCTCAGACAGCGGCGCCGCGTCAAACGGCCAGACCGTGACGGTCGGCGCCGGCCCGACCAGGGCCGCCGGCGAACTCCCGACCGACGTCATGGACCTGCACGCCGACGCGCAGGACCGCCAGGTCGCGGCCGGCGGCAAGCTGGTCGCCGAGGAAAAGGCCAAGCGCGCCAAGCCGCCACGCGACATGTGGGACGAGATGCAGGCCCGCGCCAACGCCGGCGAATTCCCCGAGGGGACCGACGTCTTCCTGACCAAATTCCACGGCATGTTCTACGTCGCCCCGGCTCAGGACTCGTACATGTGCCGTCTCCGGTTCCCCGGCGGCGCCATCAAGAGCTACCAGCTCCGCGGGCTGGCTGAACTCGCCGACAAGCACGCCGGCGGGTACGCCGACTGCACCACCCGCGCTAACCTGCAGCTGCGTGAGATCGGGCCCGCCGACCCAATCCACGTGCTCACCGGCCTGCGAGACCTGGGCATCATTAACTACGGCGCGGGCGGCGACAATATCCGCAACGTCACCGCGAGCCCGCTCAGCGGCATCGATCCGACCGAGCTTGTCGAGACGCTGCCGCTCGCCCGGAAGATGCACTACTACCTGCTCAACCACCGGGAGTTCAACGGGTTGCCGCGGAAGTTCAATATCGCCTTCGACGGCGGCGGCGCCATCAGCGCCCTCGAGGACACCAACGACATCGGCTTCACAGCGGTCCGCGCCGCCGGGACCGACCTGCCCGAGGGCGTCTACTTCCAGCTCACCCTGGGCGGCATCACCGGGCACAAAGACTTCGCTCGGCCGACCGGTGTGCTGCTTGATCCAGACGAGTGCGTCGAGGTAGCGGCGGCCGTAGTGAGGGTGTTCCTCAAGAACGGCGACCGAACAAACCGCAACAAGGCCCGGCTTAAGTACGTGCTCGACGACTGGGGCTTTGACAGATTTGTAAAGGCCGTCGAAGAAGACCTCGGACGCAAGCTCCGCAAGGCGCCGCTCGACACGTGCCAGCCACGCGATTCGGACGACCGGCAGGGCCACGTTGGCGTCTACCCTCAGCTCCAGCCGGGCCTCAACTACGTCGGGGTGGCCTTCCCGGTGGGGCGGGTCACGAGCGACCAGATGCGGGGCTTGGCAAAGATCTCCGACCGCTACGGCGATGGCGATATCCGCCTGACCGTTTGGCAGAATCTGCTACTCGCGAACATCCCCGACCTCGACGTCGAGGCGGTCAAGTCGGACATCGAGGCCCTCGGGCTCGACCACATCGCCAACAGCATCCGGGCCGGCCTGATCGCCTGCACGGGCGCCGCCGGCTGCAAGTACGCCGCCGCCCCCACCAAGGCGAACGCGTTGACCATCGCCGACTACGTCGAGCAACGGCTGGAGCTCGACGTGCCGGTCAATATCCATCTGACCGGCTGCCACCACTCGTGCGCCCAGCACTACATCGGCGACATCGGCCTGATTGCCGCCAATGTAGAGAACCCTTCCGACCCGGACGGCGACACCGTCGAGGGCTACCACATGTTTGTCGGGGGCGGGTACGGCGTCCGCCGAGCAATCGGTCGCGAGCTGTTCCCAGCGTTGCCGTTCGAGCAGACGCCTTCGCGCATCGCGGCGTTGCTCCAGGCGTACCTCGACAACCGCATCTCGCCCGACGAGTCGTTCGTCGAATTCACCCACCGCGTCGACATCGACGCGCTCCGCGAAATGTGCCTGGCGTCCCCCGCCTTGACCTAG
- a CDS encoding ABC transporter ATP-binding protein — MSHHDARYVEIFNLIKAYPNPYGEAVRVVDGYDLVMRRGEFVSVIGHSGCGKSTVLTMVGGLNEISGGSIAVEGREIDGPGPDRAVVFQSPCLLPWMTAYDNVMLGVRKAYPHGTKHQRREIVEYYLNAVGLTHSRDKYPREMSGGMQQRVGIARAIALKPRMLLLDEPFGRLDSLTRMGLQDVILGILDRERITTMMVTHDVDEAIYMSDRVCMMTNGPKAHVGQLLDLPFERPRRREAVLEHPLYYDLRGALVSFLEQQDHRQEPQEAAEDTSSWDDTMHMVEAMAATQYTVPTPHLALESSPTQLVDAGV, encoded by the coding sequence ATGAGTCACCACGACGCCCGTTACGTTGAGATCTTCAACCTCATCAAGGCGTACCCCAACCCGTACGGCGAGGCCGTGCGCGTTGTCGACGGGTACGACCTGGTGATGCGCCGCGGCGAGTTTGTGAGCGTCATCGGTCACTCGGGCTGCGGCAAGAGCACGGTCCTCACCATGGTGGGCGGACTGAACGAGATTTCCGGCGGCAGCATCGCGGTCGAGGGCCGCGAGATCGACGGCCCCGGCCCCGACCGGGCCGTCGTGTTCCAATCGCCCTGTCTGCTTCCGTGGATGACCGCCTATGACAACGTAATGCTCGGCGTCCGCAAGGCCTACCCGCACGGGACCAAGCACCAGCGGCGGGAGATTGTCGAGTACTACCTGAACGCGGTCGGTTTAACGCACTCGAGGGACAAGTACCCCCGCGAGATGTCCGGCGGCATGCAGCAGCGGGTGGGCATCGCCCGCGCCATCGCGTTGAAGCCCCGGATGCTGCTGCTCGACGAGCCGTTTGGGCGACTCGACTCGCTGACGCGGATGGGGCTGCAGGACGTGATCCTCGGCATCCTCGACCGCGAGCGGATCACCACCATGATGGTAACCCACGACGTCGACGAGGCGATCTACATGTCGGACCGCGTCTGCATGATGACTAATGGCCCCAAGGCCCACGTGGGCCAGCTGCTCGACCTGCCGTTTGAACGCCCACGCCGCCGCGAGGCGGTGCTCGAGCACCCGCTCTACTACGACCTGCGGGGGGCGTTGGTCTCGTTCCTCGAGCAGCAAGACCACCGCCAAGAGCCTCAGGAGGCCGCCGAAGACACCTCCTCCTGGGACGACACCATGCACATGGTCGAGGCGATGGCCGCCACGCAGTACACCGTCCCAACGCCGCACCTTGCGCTCGAGTCCTCGCCCACCCAGCTAGTCGACGCCGGCGTTTAG
- a CDS encoding molybdopterin oxidoreductase family protein produces the protein MSHTLTKDSPNDGKARAGLLDTVLSIIHQKDGVLTRDLIRSPGRFGLGQVPDRLKPDATTDMVCGYCSTGCSLRVHLKEGEAVNLTPTTEYPVNLGMACPKGWEALNVLDADDRATRPLLRDASGELKAVSWDKALRTFCDKFKQIGEEHGPESVAFLSTGQLVTEEMALLGSLAKFGMGMLHGDGNTRQCMATAATAYKQSFGFDAPPFTYQDFEESDVIVLVGSNLCVAHPIMWERVCRNPNNPEIIVVDPRRTETAMAATLHLPIRPKSDLAFFYSLAHILCREGWILRDFVDAHTNGFDGFAQFVQAYTPERAAAESGIPAETIEKVALTIHEGKRVSFWWTMGVNQNYEGVRIAQSMINLALMTGNMGRPGAGANSVTGQCNAMGSRIFSNTTGLLAGRDFLNPTHRQEVADILDIPVEKLPTENSLPYHQILEGIRTGTIKGLWVICTNTSHSWIHQSDARDLLEKLDFLVVQDMYHTTDTAQQADLVLPAAGWGEKEGTFINSERRYGVVKRVRRPPGEALPDFSIFRLVAEYWGVGEMFRRWETPEATLGILKELSRGQPCDITEIGDYATIDHAGGVQWPCTESPEAIDQQRRLFEDGHYYHEDGRAKFLFEDSRAMPEPPDTEYPFLLLTGRGAASQWHTQTRTGKSAVLRKLYPQGVYVEMNPEDAAIAGLESYDKASVWSRRGELKATVFVTPTVQPGQLFIPMHYEETNRLTLPHFDPYSHQPSYKDCAVAIAPAN, from the coding sequence ATGAGCCACACGCTTACTAAAGATTCTCCGAACGATGGCAAAGCACGTGCCGGCTTGCTCGACACGGTGCTGAGCATCATCCACCAGAAGGACGGGGTGCTCACCCGCGACCTGATCCGATCGCCGGGCCGATTTGGGCTCGGTCAGGTACCCGACCGCTTGAAGCCGGACGCCACGACCGACATGGTTTGCGGTTACTGCTCGACCGGCTGCAGCCTCCGCGTACACCTTAAAGAGGGCGAGGCAGTCAACCTGACGCCGACAACCGAGTACCCCGTTAATCTTGGCATGGCCTGCCCGAAGGGTTGGGAAGCCCTCAATGTGCTCGACGCAGACGACCGGGCCACGCGGCCGCTGCTGCGGGATGCGAGCGGCGAGCTGAAGGCCGTTTCGTGGGACAAGGCGTTGCGGACCTTCTGCGACAAGTTCAAGCAGATTGGCGAGGAGCACGGACCAGAGTCGGTCGCCTTCCTGAGCACCGGGCAACTCGTTACGGAAGAAATGGCGCTGCTGGGATCGCTGGCCAAGTTCGGTATGGGGATGCTGCACGGCGACGGCAACACCCGCCAGTGCATGGCGACCGCGGCCACCGCCTACAAGCAGTCGTTTGGATTCGACGCCCCGCCGTTCACGTACCAGGACTTCGAAGAATCGGACGTCATCGTGCTGGTCGGGTCGAACCTGTGCGTGGCGCACCCGATCATGTGGGAACGCGTCTGCCGCAACCCGAACAACCCCGAGATCATCGTCGTCGACCCGCGGCGGACCGAGACCGCCATGGCCGCTACCCTGCACCTGCCGATCCGGCCTAAGTCGGACCTGGCGTTCTTCTACTCGCTCGCCCACATCCTGTGTCGGGAGGGGTGGATCCTGCGCGACTTCGTCGACGCGCACACAAACGGCTTCGACGGGTTCGCCCAGTTCGTCCAGGCCTACACGCCGGAGCGGGCGGCGGCTGAATCGGGGATCCCGGCCGAAACCATCGAGAAGGTCGCGCTGACGATCCACGAGGGGAAGCGGGTCTCATTCTGGTGGACGATGGGCGTCAACCAGAACTACGAGGGCGTGCGGATCGCCCAGAGCATGATCAACCTCGCCCTGATGACCGGCAACATGGGCCGACCGGGCGCCGGCGCGAACAGCGTCACCGGCCAGTGCAACGCCATGGGGTCGCGGATCTTCAGCAACACGACCGGTCTGCTGGCGGGGCGTGACTTCCTCAACCCGACCCACCGGCAGGAGGTCGCCGACATCCTCGACATCCCGGTTGAGAAGTTGCCCACCGAGAACAGCCTCCCCTACCACCAGATCCTCGAAGGGATCCGGACCGGTACGATCAAGGGGCTGTGGGTGATCTGCACCAACACCTCCCACTCTTGGATCCATCAGTCGGACGCCCGCGACCTGCTGGAGAAGCTCGACTTCCTTGTGGTTCAGGACATGTACCACACCACCGACACCGCACAGCAGGCCGACCTGGTTCTGCCGGCGGCCGGGTGGGGAGAGAAGGAAGGCACCTTTATCAACAGCGAGCGCCGGTACGGGGTCGTGAAACGGGTCCGCCGCCCGCCGGGCGAAGCGCTGCCCGACTTCTCGATCTTTCGACTTGTTGCCGAATACTGGGGCGTCGGCGAGATGTTCCGCCGCTGGGAAACCCCCGAGGCGACACTCGGGATCCTCAAGGAACTATCACGCGGCCAGCCGTGCGACATCACCGAGATTGGCGACTACGCCACGATCGACCACGCGGGCGGGGTGCAGTGGCCGTGCACGGAGTCGCCCGAGGCGATCGACCAACAGCGTCGCCTCTTTGAGGACGGGCACTACTACCACGAGGACGGCCGCGCCAAGTTTCTGTTCGAGGACTCCCGGGCGATGCCCGAGCCCCCCGACACCGAGTACCCATTCCTGCTGCTGACCGGCCGCGGCGCGGCCTCGCAGTGGCACACCCAGACCCGCACCGGCAAGTCGGCTGTGCTGCGGAAGCTCTACCCCCAGGGCGTGTACGTCGAGATGAACCCGGAGGACGCCGCGATCGCAGGCCTCGAGAGCTACGACAAGGCGAGCGTCTGGTCACGCCGTGGCGAGCTGAAGGCGACCGTGTTCGTCACGCCAACCGTGCAGCCGGGGCAGTTGTTCATCCCGATGCACTACGAGGAGACCAACCGCCTAACGCTTCCGCACTTCGACCCGTACTCCCACCAGCCGAGCTACAAAGACTGCGCGGTCGCTATCGCCCCCGCTAACTGA
- a CDS encoding 4Fe-4S dicluster domain-containing protein has protein sequence MSAITDTQPDKIAESGPPAGDLLSALLAETRELTAVERFAKQHDDNALPEQSQHYRDLIPLTAPTEGQQYAFEVDLDQCSGCKACVSACHSLNGLEPSETWRSVGQLYGQNGLPVIQHVTTACHHCVDPGCLNGCPTNAYEKDPVTGIVRHLDDQCFGCQYCTMTCPYEVPQYSPSKGIVRKCDMCHGRLAEREAPACVQACPNQAIKISIVDVGQTVTRTNAGTFLPATPPASLTNPTTVYHSAKPLPDDLQAADANFAKPQHAHVPLVVMLVLTQLSVGAVAFGSAARWSGMNAGAGFTIVLGVLAGLTGLGLAPLHLGRPHLAFRSILGWRHSWLSREALVFGAYAPMAMNAAAYVVLPYIQSYLPESAEGLLATVLPAPARPLAEAAAVLAGAAGVFCSAMIYIFTGREFWRGPRTFAKFAGVALVLGPAFALACVASNAAATRESTSGGVLLAVVLVATLTKLTYEALVFAQTEGSLPLTARLMKRDLLPLTLARFGLGLFGGVLTPIVLSITGVGSWGGAAMAAVGFGCLLLGELAERALYFSAVIPLKMPGGVRS, from the coding sequence ATGTCGGCCATCACCGACACACAACCGGATAAGATCGCTGAAAGCGGACCGCCTGCCGGCGATCTGCTGTCGGCGTTGCTGGCCGAGACCCGCGAGCTGACCGCGGTCGAGCGCTTCGCCAAGCAGCACGACGACAACGCGCTGCCCGAGCAGTCGCAGCACTACCGCGACCTCATACCGCTCACCGCGCCCACCGAAGGCCAGCAGTACGCTTTCGAGGTCGACCTCGACCAGTGCAGCGGCTGCAAGGCGTGCGTGAGCGCGTGCCACAGCCTCAACGGACTCGAGCCGTCCGAGACCTGGCGCAGCGTCGGCCAGCTGTACGGGCAGAACGGGCTGCCGGTCATCCAGCACGTCACGACCGCGTGCCACCACTGCGTCGATCCCGGCTGCCTGAACGGCTGCCCAACCAACGCCTACGAGAAAGACCCGGTCACCGGGATCGTCCGCCACCTCGACGACCAGTGCTTTGGCTGCCAGTACTGCACGATGACCTGTCCGTACGAGGTCCCGCAGTACAGCCCCTCCAAGGGCATCGTCCGCAAGTGCGACATGTGCCACGGGCGGCTGGCCGAGCGCGAGGCCCCCGCCTGCGTCCAGGCGTGCCCGAACCAGGCCATCAAGATCAGCATCGTCGATGTAGGGCAGACGGTCACCCGGACCAACGCGGGCACGTTCCTGCCGGCGACTCCCCCGGCGTCGCTCACCAACCCGACAACCGTCTACCACAGCGCGAAGCCGCTGCCAGACGATCTGCAGGCGGCCGACGCCAACTTTGCCAAGCCGCAGCACGCCCACGTTCCGTTGGTGGTCATGCTGGTTCTGACGCAGTTGTCGGTCGGCGCGGTGGCATTTGGCTCCGCCGCCCGCTGGTCTGGCATGAACGCCGGCGCCGGGTTCACAATCGTGCTCGGCGTGCTAGCCGGGCTCACCGGACTCGGGCTGGCGCCGCTGCACCTGGGACGCCCGCACTTGGCGTTCCGGTCGATCCTCGGATGGCGCCACTCTTGGCTCAGCCGCGAAGCCCTGGTATTTGGCGCTTACGCACCGATGGCGATGAACGCCGCGGCTTACGTTGTCCTCCCTTACATCCAAAGCTACCTGCCGGAGTCAGCAGAGGGGCTCCTGGCTACCGTGCTGCCCGCTCCGGCGCGGCCCCTGGCCGAGGCGGCCGCAGTGCTCGCTGGGGCAGCGGGCGTGTTCTGCTCGGCAATGATCTACATCTTCACCGGTCGGGAGTTCTGGCGCGGACCGCGGACCTTTGCGAAGTTTGCGGGCGTCGCGCTGGTCCTCGGGCCCGCATTCGCGCTGGCCTGCGTCGCCTCCAACGCAGCAGCCACCCGCGAGTCGACCAGCGGCGGCGTCCTCCTCGCCGTTGTCCTGGTAGCGACGCTCACCAAGCTTACCTACGAAGCCCTGGTGTTTGCCCAGACCGAGGGATCGCTGCCGCTGACCGCCCGACTGATGAAACGCGACTTGCTTCCGCTGACCCTCGCCCGCTTCGGCCTGGGTCTGTTTGGCGGCGTCCTGACACCGATCGTGTTGAGCATCACCGGCGTGGGCTCCTGGGGCGGCGCAGCGATGGCGGCGGTCGGGTTTGGCTGCCTGCTCCTCGGTGAACTCGCCGAGCGGGCCCTCTACTTCAGCGCGGTGATACCGCTCAAGATGCCCGGAGGCGTCAGGTCATGA
- a CDS encoding ABC transporter permease subunit has translation MALVLTFVAIGLLVGLSVIAGKHRTVKAIDVAGLNFLTPVVRLCYGEEPHKQLKDIGRFIVVPAFAVCVFVAAWFVVSDKIQTKSGKLPDPLETWQSAKSILQFHTRENDKQQAYNLTGEDRENKLKEVEEQLAGLQSRVDSANELVAEAKQSAADSLTEQIAPLQAKYDELKQKYDAAKKTRETELKELAATAAVQDSKTDYLAGVRSHRKRLDTEKDHLRDLKSEISALRAVKNPEVAAALAAQTAVAEERQYLQKMQDQLTSSNRTTKIEKEQAKLAAAEAKLDAAPPAELYRAATSVVRSEDRIESIATSEYAKPATLPFQTARSVLCVFFGFFLGSAIAIPIGVLCGLSKTFMAAMTPFIAAFKPVSPIVWLPVALIIVGGFIPDPDKNPLIQWLWDLPWLGKYQINPAFIASAITVALCSLWATMVNTAFGVASVEKDHINVARVLRLGFWDRLFKIVLPSALPLVFAGLRISLGVGWMVLIAAELLSSSEGIGKFVWDQFNNGASDSFAKMVVVVFVVGVIGLALDRMMIVFQRLVSFDGAPTAI, from the coding sequence ATGGCACTCGTACTAACTTTTGTCGCCATCGGACTCCTGGTCGGACTATCGGTGATCGCCGGCAAACACCGGACTGTCAAGGCGATTGACGTCGCGGGCCTCAACTTTCTGACCCCGGTCGTCCGCCTCTGCTACGGCGAGGAGCCCCACAAGCAGCTTAAGGACATCGGCCGATTCATTGTGGTGCCAGCGTTCGCCGTCTGCGTGTTTGTGGCGGCGTGGTTTGTCGTGTCCGACAAGATCCAAACCAAGAGTGGCAAGCTGCCCGACCCGCTCGAGACCTGGCAGTCCGCCAAGTCGATCCTGCAGTTCCACACCCGTGAGAACGACAAGCAGCAGGCCTACAACCTCACCGGCGAAGACCGTGAGAATAAGCTGAAGGAGGTCGAAGAGCAGCTCGCGGGTCTGCAATCTCGCGTCGACTCCGCCAACGAACTGGTAGCCGAGGCCAAGCAGTCGGCGGCCGACAGTCTAACCGAACAGATCGCCCCGCTGCAGGCTAAGTACGACGAACTGAAGCAGAAGTATGACGCGGCCAAGAAGACTCGAGAAACAGAGCTGAAAGAGCTCGCCGCAACCGCCGCCGTCCAGGATTCCAAGACCGACTACTTAGCGGGGGTGCGGTCGCACCGGAAGCGGCTCGATACCGAAAAAGACCACCTGCGAGACCTGAAGTCCGAGATCTCGGCCCTCCGGGCGGTCAAGAATCCTGAGGTCGCCGCCGCGTTGGCCGCCCAGACAGCCGTGGCTGAGGAACGGCAGTACCTGCAGAAGATGCAGGACCAGCTCACCTCCAGCAACCGCACGACCAAGATCGAGAAGGAACAAGCGAAGCTGGCCGCCGCCGAGGCAAAACTCGACGCGGCCCCGCCCGCTGAGCTCTACCGCGCGGCCACGTCGGTCGTGCGATCGGAAGACCGTATCGAGAGCATCGCCACGTCCGAGTACGCCAAGCCGGCCACCCTGCCGTTCCAAACGGCCCGCAGCGTGCTGTGTGTGTTCTTCGGGTTCTTCCTCGGCTCCGCGATCGCCATCCCGATTGGCGTGCTGTGCGGGCTCTCCAAGACTTTCATGGCGGCCATGACGCCCTTCATCGCGGCCTTCAAGCCGGTGTCGCCGATTGTCTGGTTGCCGGTCGCGTTGATCATCGTCGGCGGGTTCATCCCCGACCCCGACAAGAACCCGCTGATCCAGTGGCTGTGGGATCTGCCGTGGCTCGGCAAGTACCAGATCAACCCCGCGTTCATCGCTTCGGCGATCACGGTCGCGCTCTGCTCTCTGTGGGCCACGATGGTCAACACCGCTTTTGGCGTGGCGTCGGTCGAGAAGGACCACATCAACGTCGCCCGCGTGCTGCGGCTCGGCTTCTGGGACCGGCTGTTTAAGATCGTGCTGCCGTCGGCCCTGCCGCTGGTGTTCGCCGGCCTGCGGATCTCGCTGGGGGTCGGCTGGATGGTGCTGATCGCCGCCGAGCTGCTGAGCTCGTCAGAGGGCATCGGCAAGTTTGTTTGGGACCAGTTCAACAACGGCGCCAGCGACTCGTTCGCGAAGATGGTCGTCGTGGTGTTTGTGGTGGGCGTGATCGGCCTGGCGCTCGACCGGATGATGATTGTCTTCCAGCGACTGGTCAGCTTCGACGGCGCCCCGACGGCGATTTAG
- a CDS encoding ABC transporter ATP-binding protein, which produces MPYLELDNVSFGFGPMSNRYEVFEQATLSVEQNEFVAVIGFSGSGKSTLVSLLAGLEQPDSGEVRIGGKPVGEPGPDKGVVFQNYSLLPWLSVYGNIELAVKQVFPKMGRDERKDYIQHYIDMVSLSGSEWKLPGELSGGMRQRLSLARTLAIKPEVLLLDEPLSALDALTRSQLQDEIIRIWEVDRRTVVMITNDVDEAVIMADRIVPLTPGPSATFGREFAVDLARPRDRATLNFNPEFKHLRNQVTNYMVSLDQEARRLSSTVELPLPDIQPVRPGPQVSIA; this is translated from the coding sequence ATGCCCTATCTAGAACTCGACAACGTGAGCTTTGGCTTTGGCCCGATGTCCAATCGCTACGAGGTCTTCGAGCAGGCGACTCTGAGCGTTGAGCAGAATGAGTTTGTCGCGGTGATTGGCTTCTCCGGCAGCGGCAAGTCGACGCTGGTCTCGCTGCTGGCCGGCCTGGAGCAGCCGGATTCCGGGGAGGTGCGTATCGGCGGCAAGCCGGTCGGCGAGCCGGGCCCCGACAAGGGCGTCGTGTTCCAGAACTACTCGCTCCTTCCTTGGCTAAGTGTCTACGGCAACATCGAGCTAGCGGTCAAGCAGGTGTTCCCCAAAATGGGCCGCGACGAACGCAAGGACTACATCCAGCATTACATCGACATGGTCAGTCTCAGCGGGAGCGAGTGGAAGCTCCCCGGAGAGCTCTCCGGCGGCATGCGGCAGCGGCTGAGCCTGGCCCGCACGCTGGCGATCAAGCCCGAGGTGCTGCTGCTAGATGAGCCGCTGTCGGCGCTCGACGCGCTCACGCGTTCGCAGCTGCAAGACGAGATCATCCGCATCTGGGAGGTCGACCGCCGCACCGTGGTGATGATCACCAATGACGTCGACGAGGCTGTGATCATGGCGGACCGGATCGTGCCGCTCACGCCGGGCCCTTCCGCGACGTTTGGGCGAGAGTTTGCGGTGGACCTCGCGCGTCCCCGCGACCGCGCAACGCTCAACTTCAACCCAGAGTTCAAGCATCTGCGCAACCAGGTCACCAACTACATGGTGTCGCTCGACCAGGAGGCTCGCCGGCTGTCGTCGACCGTAGAGCTCCCGCTCCCCGACATCCAACCGGTCCGCCCCGGCCCCCAAGTCAGCATCGCCTAA